The Pagrus major chromosome 5, Pma_NU_1.0 genomic sequence CACTCTATGGATCCTGATATGGTGCACGTGCACGGCCTCTCGTTCACCAAAGTGTCCATCGTCTCAGAGTTCGAGTGGTAGCTCAGATAGTACTCTTGCAGCTGGGAGTTAAGGTCCTGCTCCTGCTTGCGGGCCTTTTTCCTGCGTTTATGGTTGACtgagtgctgctgcagctgcctcaTGGTGTTGGGGTAGCGCCTCCACGACACATAAATAACCAGAAGGATCAATGACACTGACAGGAACAGGGCTACGCTGCCTGCAATGATTTTATGGAAAGCCATATGTTCGAACTGTAGCTCTGGGGTAAATGATGTCGGGGGTTCAAGGGAGACGGCTGATGTGGAGCTCATGGTCGTTGTCTTCCTGTCGGTCGCTgtaggacggacagacagaggggTTAATCTCTGCACAGGTGACTCGGTCTGAGCCAGGTGTGTGGcatcagagggagagaggtaaTCTGTGATGTTCATGACTGGTGTTGATGTGAGAATGAAGAAGAGAGCAGTCGTGGATAACACATCTGACAAGTCCCCACACGTCGAGTGATTCCTCACCACGTCCACGACTCTCTCGCCCTGCACAGACTTGGGGCTGCTGCAGATCATACTGATGTCTTTGGGGTCCTTAAAGTTTCTGAGCCATCCCATGAGAGGGCAGATGCTGGGGCTGCAGTCCCAGGAGTTACCTGCCAGGCTGATGGCGGTCAGCGACGTCCACGCCGCCACAGCTTCCACAGGCACGCTGCTCAGCTTGTTGGATTCGAGGTTGAGCGTCTGTAAGTTCGGCATGCACTGGAAAACTGCCGGGTCCAGGATTTGGATTTCATTCCCTGACAGGTCCAGTTTCTGTAGTTTCTGCCAGGTCCAAGGCACGCCCTGATTGATGGATCGAATGCGGTTCCACTGCAAATAAAGAGCCTGCAGGTTGGTAAGGCGAGGGAAAATGAAGAAGTTAATCCTGGAAAACTGATTGTGCTCTAAGTGAAGTTCCTTCAACTTGTACAGTCCTAAGAAGGTGGTGCGGGTGAGGCTCCGCAAGCGATTATAACCCAAGTCCAGAAACTCCAGGCTGCGGCACTCCAGAAAGGTACGAATGAGGATCTGTCTCAGTCCGTTAGATCGAAGGTGGAGGTTCTGTAGCTTTCGCAGCCCGTAAAAATGTCCCGGCTGCAGAGACTGCAGCTTATTATAGGATAGGTCCAGGTTCCTCAGGTTTGGTATGGCTCTGAATGTCTTATTGTGCAGATGGGAGATTTTATTGGAGCTGAGGATCAGCTCCTTCAGCCTGCGCACGCCATGGAAGGCTAAAGCATCTATAGAATTGATGGAGTTGTGGTCCAAGTAGAGCCAGATGAGCTGATTGAGATGAGCGAACTGGTAGGGCAGCAGAACCAGCAGGTTGTTATAACGCAGAGACAGACCCTGGCATCCCGTGGTGATGTTTGCTGGGATGTCTTGGAAGATGCCCGATTCGCAGTAAACAATCTTGCCTTCGCAGCGACAACTGGCGGGGCACATCCTCTCCCCCttgctgagcagcagcagagcagctgcctGCAGAAGAAGACATGATAACCTCCAGTCCAACATCACAGAACCTGTTGGGGGCAGATAGGGGGAAACAGGCAATCAAAGGGGGGGACTTTGTTTGAGGAAATTGCGTCCGAACAGGAGAGAAATGAATTCTTCAGACAGGAGATCATGTAgtgaggagcagctggaggtctGAGACAGCAGACCTGCCTCATGAAGAATTAATAACAGGGTCTGATGTTTGCTACTTTAGAGATGTAaaagcaaatattcacaaacGATTCCATTAATGCTTAATTAACAGTAAACTGCCTTTTCTTCAGATGTAATAAATCCAGTTTGGAACTAATAAATCTGTCATAGGTCTGGAAACAAAACATCCTGATGAGGGAGAAACTGTGTTACTAAAAAAATGTGAAGCTCATCATGACTTACCCATCGTTACTGAGGGGAAGGAGTAATCCTCTGGAGGAACCGGATAAAGAGCACATTAAACTGCCCTCACAGGAGAAACATCGCAGCCTCAGAGTCGCTCAGCATCACTCACGTCTGTTTCAttaagaggaagaaaagcagaaaatgcaaGTTGTCCGGAAACCTCCTGGTCCGGCGGAGAGAGGACGCCTGCACACTTGGAGCCGCTGGTTCAGCCTGCTGTGTGCGCAATAACCCGTTTGAGCGCCAGTAGACTGATGCACAACCCTCCTCTCCAtgcagtctccctctctctccctctctctctctctctctctctctctccatctcttcctctatgtctctctctcctctctctcctctctctctgaggcGTAGGCGTCTTTAAGCACACACATAAGCCTCTAATATAACACTATATTTATCACGCGTGTATaatcagctgtcagtggattatCTCTGTGAGTGTGAtgtcttgttttcattgttgtgtcAGTGTTACAGGTTAAATAACATCTGTGCGCTGTAATGTAAAGGACCTCGCTCAGCAGGGGGGCaacatgaattattaaaaaaaaaaacaaatgtcaaaaaaaaaaatgtcgaCATGAAATCTTGTGCATTCACAGCAGACatcagatttagatttttaatatttaatatatatttttctgctGCCTTCAGTCAGAGGAGTAACGGATTATAAACATGGTCctgtaataaaacacactgctgacatagtgaagatgaagatgaagataaaacaactgaaataatgTTTCcttccttcaaaataagagagGTAGCATGATCCAGAtccaacattcattcattaataatTAGAAATTAACAGGAAATAACAGGAAGTCTAGTAATCAGAGGTTCTGTTCCCCGTTTGTAGCTcgttaaaatgttaattatggTGTATATTCAGCTGCTAATTGAACgtaatgtcttgttttaattcattttctcttaAATGTTGtgcagtggcggactcaggatgtttgagggtcGGGggccaaaacaataaaaagggcaccagggCGCAGAAAGTGGTGTTCTTCACcacgttttgtccactggaTGGACACCTTAAAGGGCACTTTAAACAAATGAatctttaatgtatttttcctGCAGCTTTCAGAGGGATAGAGGATTATAAACATACAGTGAAGATAAAGATGAAGACAAAGCAACTGAAATAATGTTTCcttccttcaaaataagagagGTAGCATGATCCAGAtccaacattcattcattaataatTAGAAATTAACAGGAAATAACAGGAAGTCTGGTGATCAGagtttttgtttcctgtctctATCTTGTAAAAGTGATGATTATGGCAACAGCCGGCTGCTGAGCTGTTAGTTTAATCTAATATcgtgttttctttcatgttctGTTTAAATCTGTATAAAAATAGGACAATGACTGCTGTGATGTGAGCTCAGCTGTATTTACCTTGCTCAGCAGGGGGCAACATGACAttctttgtttgatttattttccttgTGATGTCAAACGATGTGCTTTTAATCAAAGGCTGGCAACCCGGtgatgatgacacacagctacTGAAATAACATGTACTTTGTTCACAATAAGAGGGCAGCATGATCCAAAtcctccattcattcattcattaaccATTTATTCATTAAACTGACAGGGAGTCTGGTAATTACGTCAAATATTCAGCTGTTAATTGAAtgtaatgtcttgttttaattcattttctgttaaatgttgtgcagtggtggactcaggatgtttgaggggcaggggtgaaaataataaaaagggcaccagagtgcttttttgtccactggaagggcacccaaGAGGGcacttggtgtgtttttttccaacatgaGGACACCAGCGATGTTGTGTTATAGATTagaggggcaatatgtaagaattggacttcaaacattcaaaaagtaactaaaatcagcagaatgtgatgaaataacagttttgaagttGATGTTCTGTGTTggagagatatctactgaagttagcctgctaacaagctagctacAGGCCAGAAAAAAAACTCTCCTACTTTCTCCCAGCGGTCAAAGCTCCTGCTAGTGGTGCATACACACCTCCAATCTAGTCTGGTCCActagtctggctagctgcacggctaactgagctaacaagctaacaatgACTACAGTCATGGAcgtataaacagaatacagttccTCTGGCGATTTGCTGCCAAcatttgttgggagtatgaatttaAATAAATCTGGTACTTTCGATCGAGTGTCAGTATGTCAGTGTAATAACATAATGCTGGTGACACTGATGAGGACGATGATGACATAACAACTAAAATAATATTCCCTCAAAATGCAGGGGTGGCATGATTCATTTAAAACTGACAGGAAATTAAAGGAAGTCTGGTGATCGGGATTTTTGGCCCCAATCTGTAAT encodes the following:
- the lrrtm4l2 gene encoding leucine-rich repeat transmembrane neuronal protein 4 is translated as MGSVMLDWRLSCLLLQAAALLLLSKGERMCPASCRCEGKIVYCESGIFQDIPANITTGCQGLSLRYNNLLVLLPYQFAHLNQLIWLYLDHNSINSIDALAFHGVRRLKELILSSNKISHLHNKTFRAIPNLRNLDLSYNKLQSLQPGHFYGLRKLQNLHLRSNGLRQILIRTFLECRSLEFLDLGYNRLRSLTRTTFLGLYKLKELHLEHNQFSRINFFIFPRLTNLQALYLQWNRIRSINQGVPWTWQKLQKLDLSGNEIQILDPAVFQCMPNLQTLNLESNKLSSVPVEAVAAWTSLTAISLAGNSWDCSPSICPLMGWLRNFKDPKDISMICSSPKSVQGERVVDVVRNHSTCGDLSDVLSTTALFFILTSTPVMNITDYLSPSDATHLAQTESPVQRLTPLSVRPTATDRKTTTMSSTSAVSLEPPTSFTPELQFEHMAFHKIIAGSVALFLSVSLILLVIYVSWRRYPNTMRQLQQHSVNHKRRKKARKQEQDLNSQLQEYYLSYHSNSETMDTLVNERPCTCTISGSIECEV